The Methanothrix soehngenii GP6 genome has a window encoding:
- a CDS encoding cation diffusion facilitator family transporter yields MGNGIEDRDRRKKNVALLSVFSNTSLVFLKIIVGMMIGSVSVISEAIHSGMDLIAAVIAFFAVKTSAKPADEDHPFGHGKVENISGTAEALLILIAAGWIIYEAIGRLRNPVPLDEPALGLAVMLVSVAANIFVSRKLFIVGEETDSIALKADAWHLRTDVYTSLGVLAGLLIIVLGGYISPSTNLQWVDPIAAIVVALHIARTSYHLILESARDLIDFGLPNDEIEEVRRHIAAFAPTVRGVHRLRTRKAGGNRFVEFHLRVDSSMSVDESHRITDMIACAIKQHYPGTTVTIHIEPCNCAKATAGSCGCLLSEEARRELNSKGLVKITAPKLETSDADRD; encoded by the coding sequence ATGGGAAACGGTATTGAAGACAGAGACAGACGCAAGAAGAACGTGGCTCTTCTTTCTGTGTTTTCCAACACGAGCTTGGTTTTTCTCAAGATCATCGTCGGGATGATGATCGGCTCCGTCTCCGTCATCTCTGAGGCGATCCACTCCGGTATGGACTTGATCGCTGCAGTTATCGCTTTCTTTGCCGTCAAGACATCTGCCAAGCCAGCTGATGAGGATCATCCCTTTGGGCACGGAAAGGTCGAGAATATCTCCGGGACAGCGGAGGCATTGCTGATTCTCATTGCCGCCGGTTGGATAATCTATGAGGCCATCGGCAGGCTGAGAAATCCTGTGCCACTGGATGAGCCGGCATTGGGGTTGGCAGTGATGCTGGTCTCGGTAGCGGCCAACATATTCGTATCTCGCAAGCTCTTCATTGTCGGCGAGGAGACCGACTCCATCGCCCTGAAGGCCGATGCCTGGCACTTGAGAACAGATGTCTATACCTCATTAGGAGTACTGGCAGGGCTCTTGATCATCGTTCTTGGAGGTTACATCTCACCGAGCACAAATCTGCAATGGGTAGATCCCATAGCAGCGATAGTAGTAGCATTGCACATCGCCCGTACCTCATATCATCTGATCCTCGAATCGGCCCGGGACCTCATAGACTTCGGCCTCCCAAATGATGAGATAGAGGAAGTGAGAAGGCATATAGCTGCCTTTGCCCCAACGGTGAGAGGAGTCCACAGGCTTCGTACGAGAAAGGCAGGCGGAAACCGGTTCGTTGAATTTCATCTGCGGGTGGATTCATCCATGTCCGTAGATGAGTCGCATCGTATTACCGACATGATCGCATGTGCAATCAAGCAGCATTACCCGGGAACCACAGTCACCATCCACATCGAGCCCTGCAATTGCGCCAAAGCGACCGCGGGATCATGTGGCTGTCTGCTCTCAGAAGAGGCAAGGCGAGAGCTCAATTCCAAAGGACTGGTAAAGATAACAGCACCCAAATTGGAGACCAGTGATGCAGATAGAGATTGA
- a CDS encoding universal stress protein, with amino-acid sequence MFKKIMVATDGSQTSIRTAELAVDLARLSGGSIIAIYVVDIYRLAHLPGYAAFPSLSSRLMELMQREGELAISEVENMACDAGVPFSSIIAEGDPSQEIVKRSHKSGADLLVLGRIGRSDLEKILLGCVAEKVVRHSKIPVLIVPAVRK; translated from the coding sequence ATGTTCAAGAAGATAATGGTAGCAACTGATGGATCCCAGACCAGCATACGGACCGCTGAGCTTGCGGTTGACCTGGCCAGGCTCTCTGGGGGATCGATCATCGCCATTTATGTGGTGGATATTTATCGTCTGGCCCATCTTCCCGGTTATGCCGCCTTTCCCAGCCTGAGCAGCAGGCTGATGGAGCTTATGCAGAGAGAGGGAGAGCTGGCCATTTCTGAGGTAGAGAATATGGCATGCGATGCAGGCGTGCCTTTCAGCAGTATCATTGCGGAGGGAGATCCCAGCCAGGAAATTGTCAAGAGATCGCATAAGTCCGGCGCAGATCTGCTGGTTTTAGGCAGAATTGGACGGAGCGATCTGGAGAAGATTCTGCTTGGCTGCGTTGCAGAAAAGGTGGTGCGTCATTCTAAAATTCCCGTTCTCATAGTACCGGCAGTCCGCAAGTGA
- a CDS encoding catalase produces MPDKKKDKKLTTNVGAPVADNQNVLTAGQRGPMLLQDVWYLEKLAHFDREVIPERRMHAKGSGAYGTFTVTHDITRFTRAMIFSKIGKKTDLFARFSTVAGERGAADAERDIRGFAVKFYTEEGNWDLVGNNTPVFFLRDPLKFPDLNHAIKRDPKTGMRSAKNNWDFWTSLPEALHQVTITMSDRGIPYSFRHMHGFGSHTFSMINTKNERVWVKFHWVTQQGIKNLTDAEAEAIIAKDRESHQRDLFDSIEKGDYPRWKLFIQVMPEKEAQTVPYHPFDLTKVWYHGDYPLIEVGVMELNRNPENFFAEVEQAAFNPANIVPGIGFSPDRMLQGRLFSYGDAQRYRLGVNHHLIPVNRARCPTNIYHRDGMMRVDDNQGCTLAYEPNSYGEWQEQPEYREPPLELKGEAYHWDFRKDDDDYYTQPGKLFRLMKPEQQQALFENTARAMGDAPKMIKIRHIGNCYKADPAYGEGVARALGISMSEVPK; encoded by the coding sequence ATGCCAGATAAAAAAAAGGATAAGAAGCTGACCACAAATGTCGGTGCACCAGTGGCCGACAACCAGAATGTATTGACTGCAGGACAACGCGGACCGATGCTTCTTCAGGATGTATGGTACCTGGAAAAGCTCGCCCATTTCGACCGGGAGGTAATTCCTGAGAGAAGGATGCATGCCAAGGGCTCAGGTGCCTATGGAACATTCACTGTTACCCATGACATAACCAGGTTTACCAGAGCTATGATCTTCTCGAAGATCGGCAAGAAGACCGATCTGTTTGCACGCTTTTCCACAGTAGCCGGTGAGAGGGGGGCAGCAGATGCCGAGAGAGACATCCGCGGCTTTGCCGTCAAGTTCTACACCGAGGAGGGCAACTGGGACCTGGTGGGAAATAACACCCCTGTCTTCTTCCTGAGAGATCCTCTCAAGTTCCCTGACCTGAACCACGCCATTAAGCGCGACCCGAAGACGGGCATGCGCAGCGCCAAGAACAACTGGGACTTCTGGACCTCTCTTCCTGAGGCTCTGCACCAGGTGACAATCACCATGAGCGATCGGGGTATCCCTTACTCCTTCCGCCACATGCATGGATTTGGCAGCCATACCTTCAGCATGATCAATACCAAGAACGAGAGGGTCTGGGTGAAGTTCCACTGGGTAACCCAGCAGGGAATCAAGAACCTGACCGATGCCGAGGCGGAGGCGATCATAGCCAAGGATCGGGAGAGCCATCAACGCGATCTATTCGATAGCATTGAGAAGGGAGACTATCCTCGCTGGAAGCTGTTCATCCAGGTAATGCCCGAGAAGGAGGCACAGACCGTTCCCTATCACCCCTTCGACCTGACCAAGGTCTGGTACCATGGAGACTATCCGCTTATCGAGGTGGGGGTAATGGAGCTCAACCGCAATCCAGAGAACTTCTTTGCCGAGGTAGAGCAGGCGGCATTCAATCCGGCCAATATAGTTCCCGGCATAGGCTTCTCTCCGGACAGGATGTTGCAGGGCAGGCTGTTCTCCTATGGCGATGCCCAGCGCTACCGCCTGGGTGTGAACCACCATCTGATTCCAGTCAACCGGGCCCGCTGTCCCACCAATATATACCACCGCGATGGGATGATGAGGGTGGATGACAATCAGGGATGCACCCTGGCTTATGAGCCCAACAGCTATGGAGAGTGGCAGGAGCAGCCGGAGTATCGTGAGCCGCCTTTAGAGCTGAAAGGAGAGGCATATCACTGGGATTTCCGGAAAGACGATGACGATTACTACACCCAGCCCGGCAAGCTCTTCCGCCTGATGAAGCCGGAGCAGCAGCAGGCCTTGTTTGAGAACACCGCTCGCGCCATGGGAGATGCTCCTAAAATGATCAAGATCCGCCATATAGGCAATTGCTATAAGGCCGATCCAGCCTACGGCGAAGGCGTGGCCAGGGCTCTTGGCATATCCATGAGCGAGGTTCCCAAGTAG
- the rbr gene encoding rubrerythrin translates to MKSLKGTQTEKNLLLSFAGESQARNRYSYFGSQAKKEGYEQIAAIFLDTADNEKEHAKVFFKLLEGGELEINGSFPAGVIGDTKANLMEAAEGEKFENTKMYPQFAATADKEGFPEIAEKFRNVCKVEKGHEDRYRALLKNVEEGKVFKKDTKVAWRCRNCGYIHEGTEAPDECPACAHEQAYFELMAKNY, encoded by the coding sequence TTGAAGAGTCTTAAAGGCACACAGACAGAGAAGAATTTGTTGCTCTCCTTTGCAGGAGAATCGCAGGCCAGGAACAGATACTCCTATTTTGGCTCCCAGGCCAAGAAGGAAGGCTACGAGCAGATTGCGGCAATATTCCTTGATACGGCAGACAATGAGAAGGAGCACGCCAAGGTCTTCTTCAAGCTGCTGGAAGGAGGTGAGCTGGAGATTAACGGCTCATTCCCGGCTGGCGTGATCGGGGATACCAAGGCCAACCTTATGGAGGCGGCCGAGGGAGAGAAGTTCGAGAACACCAAGATGTATCCCCAGTTTGCCGCCACGGCAGACAAAGAGGGCTTCCCGGAGATAGCTGAGAAGTTCAGAAATGTCTGCAAGGTGGAAAAAGGCCATGAGGACAGATACCGGGCTCTGCTGAAGAATGTAGAAGAGGGCAAGGTCTTCAAGAAGGATACCAAAGTGGCCTGGAGATGCCGAAACTGCGGATACATCCATGAAGGCACCGAGGCTCCAGATGAGTGCCCGGCATGCGCTCATGAGCAGGCTTACTTCGAGCTGATGGCCAAGAACTATTGA
- a CDS encoding amphi-Trp domain-containing protein, which translates to MAELTGVPGKIELKFRSGKGVEEFEQKYALTNSETASFLRGLAGEIEAGGEVSVKYGSINISINPEPPIKVEVECEKDELEIEIKLKAKKDKSAPEEAEE; encoded by the coding sequence ATGGCTGAATTAACAGGTGTTCCGGGAAAGATTGAGCTTAAATTCCGCTCAGGCAAAGGGGTTGAGGAGTTCGAGCAGAAGTATGCCCTCACCAACTCCGAGACGGCCTCATTTCTAAGAGGTCTTGCTGGAGAGATCGAGGCTGGCGGAGAGGTCTCAGTGAAATATGGCAGCATCAATATTTCCATCAATCCCGAGCCTCCAATCAAGGTCGAGGTGGAGTGCGAGAAGGATGAGCTTGAGATTGAGATAAAGCTCAAGGCAAAAAAGGATAAATCAGCCCCTGAAGAGGCTGAGGAATAA
- a CDS encoding tetratricopeptide repeat protein, with protein MKLLGILMCIIIFIGICAAEETEYFDWKGSQLYAAKNYTDALAYFNQAVAQDPNYVNAWVHKGDTERILKDYNVSIQSYYNALQLDGSNAAAWSGIAESYMAVKSYSNATIAASKATELNNQSKNYWYREGRLLQLQGMYEESVAKFDGAIALDPNYKEALYLKGITQMALGNYEDAKALFDQALVVDPNYKQAYLGKGLALHADGKLVEAQQEYDKALEIDPGYSSAKISKMHALMAMNKPREAFGMLI; from the coding sequence ATGAAGTTGTTAGGCATTTTGATGTGTATAATTATTTTTATCGGCATATGCGCAGCGGAGGAGACTGAATACTTCGACTGGAAGGGGTCACAGCTCTACGCAGCGAAAAATTATACTGATGCTCTCGCCTATTTCAATCAGGCAGTGGCTCAGGACCCAAACTACGTAAATGCCTGGGTCCATAAAGGGGATACGGAGAGGATTCTGAAAGACTACAATGTATCGATCCAGTCTTATTACAACGCTCTGCAGTTGGACGGCAGCAATGCAGCTGCCTGGTCGGGCATCGCGGAGTCATATATGGCAGTAAAGAGCTATTCCAATGCCACCATCGCTGCCTCAAAGGCTACAGAGCTGAATAACCAAAGCAAAAACTACTGGTATCGGGAGGGCCGTCTGCTTCAGCTGCAGGGGATGTATGAGGAATCAGTGGCAAAATTCGATGGTGCCATTGCTCTGGATCCGAATTACAAAGAGGCCCTATACCTGAAGGGAATCACCCAAATGGCCTTGGGCAATTATGAGGATGCCAAAGCTCTCTTCGATCAGGCACTGGTGGTCGACCCCAATTATAAGCAGGCTTATTTGGGTAAGGGATTGGCCCTGCATGCAGATGGAAAGCTTGTGGAGGCCCAGCAGGAGTATGATAAGGCCCTGGAGATCGATCCCGGTTATTCTTCTGCCAAGATCAGCAAGATGCATGCCCTAATGGCAATGAATAAGCCAAGAGAAGCTTTTGGGATGCTGATCTAG
- a CDS encoding glutamine--fructose-6-phosphate aminotransferase: MVGIIGYIGEEEAKPILLQGLKNLESMDYDSLGLATLSDRLFIAKSVGKLDGAIDDLLKEFEGNIGIAHTRRATHGHICVANAHPHTDCKNRVAIVHNGVIENHKELKEELLSRGHIFTSSTDSEVIAHLIEEGLKAGRSFIAACMDAFKRLQGCYALLVISPDARRLVAFRKDLPLVVGVAEGGIIFASDASVLLQWTPKMIYLQNNDVAVACKKELVLRNLIDGEEE, from the coding sequence ATGGTCGGGATCATTGGTTACATCGGAGAGGAAGAGGCAAAGCCCATCTTGCTCCAAGGACTTAAGAACCTGGAATCAATGGATTATGATTCTCTGGGCTTAGCTACCTTATCTGACCGGCTGTTTATCGCAAAATCTGTAGGGAAGCTGGATGGAGCTATTGATGACCTTTTAAAGGAGTTTGAGGGAAACATCGGCATAGCCCATACCAGAAGAGCCACACATGGGCATATATGCGTGGCCAACGCTCACCCTCATACAGACTGCAAGAACAGGGTGGCCATTGTTCACAATGGCGTAATTGAGAACCATAAGGAGCTCAAAGAGGAGCTCCTCTCCCGGGGCCATATCTTCACCAGTAGCACTGATTCAGAGGTGATCGCCCATCTCATAGAAGAGGGCCTAAAGGCAGGTCGTAGCTTTATCGCTGCCTGTATGGATGCATTCAAAAGGCTGCAGGGCTGCTATGCATTGCTGGTGATCTCTCCGGACGCCCGCAGGCTGGTGGCTTTCAGAAAGGATCTGCCTCTCGTTGTCGGCGTGGCGGAAGGAGGAATCATATTCGCATCGGATGCATCAGTCCTCCTGCAATGGACTCCCAAGATGATCTATCTGCAGAACAACGATGTGGCCGTAGCCTGCAAAAAGGAGCTGGTGTTGCGCAATCTTATCGACGGCGAGGAGGAATAG
- a CDS encoding DUF1699 family protein translates to MKLRVVSSKKEITDLNRNEQLVHLAFRASNMDVMNLVQSCPRLRAVQIPPSYHETMSRAAQQFLEIQGVQLLKGDVWGHRKDIDEYYAIGEQIVNRISTLMSEGNSIEETVRKLQRETKLSEDLIRYILKEQVMA, encoded by the coding sequence ATGAAGCTGAGGGTAGTAAGTTCAAAAAAGGAGATCACAGATCTGAACAGGAATGAGCAGTTGGTTCATCTAGCTTTCAGGGCCTCTAACATGGATGTGATGAATCTGGTGCAGTCATGTCCCCGTCTGCGCGCCGTTCAGATACCACCATCTTACCATGAGACCATGTCCCGGGCCGCTCAGCAGTTCCTGGAGATTCAGGGAGTTCAGCTCCTGAAGGGAGATGTATGGGGCCACCGCAAGGACATCGACGAGTATTATGCCATTGGAGAGCAGATAGTGAACCGGATCTCCACCCTCATGTCCGAAGGAAACAGCATTGAAGAGACTGTGAGGAAGCTGCAGAGAGAGACCAAGCTCTCAGAGGATCTCATTCGCTATATCTTAAAAGAGCAGGTGATGGCCTAA
- a CDS encoding uroporphyrinogen decarboxylase/cobalamine-independent methonine synthase family protein yields MEQERIFFDDIGSYPLPRGVRLDGLSRDRYLQLVGQVLAEKIRAGVEIPTYPQLRDMIRMFMDPIKDPDMTESPFLIRREKAEILELQAVPPGQKVRVCVTGPVELYISAFAATHYTDILYTLAESVSRFLEWAKEEGKMAIASLDEPSLGLNSNIIFSEEEIQEALEIASRPCQGMHCEVHLHSPLYAELCAHVSGIDILGVESAAHPDYLKLIEREVLEDTGTYLRAGIARTDIFSLSAQLNDRYKVNLWEDLPRLEREITSLESPLIMKSRLDQAYAQFGDRLIATGPDCGLGPWPSQELAGSILGNCAAAIAFFRSEHP; encoded by the coding sequence ATGGAGCAGGAGAGAATATTCTTCGATGATATCGGCAGCTATCCCCTGCCCAGGGGAGTTAGGCTGGATGGCCTTTCCAGGGATCGGTATCTGCAACTCGTAGGCCAGGTTCTGGCCGAGAAGATCCGTGCCGGGGTGGAGATTCCTACCTATCCTCAGCTCCGGGATATGATTCGCATGTTCATGGACCCCATCAAGGATCCGGATATGACTGAAAGCCCCTTTCTGATCCGGAGAGAAAAGGCGGAGATACTGGAGCTACAGGCCGTCCCTCCCGGTCAGAAGGTGCGGGTCTGCGTCACGGGACCGGTTGAGTTATACATATCCGCTTTTGCGGCGACGCATTACACTGATATTCTTTATACCCTGGCGGAGAGCGTTTCCAGGTTCCTGGAATGGGCAAAGGAAGAGGGAAAGATGGCCATTGCCTCACTGGACGAGCCGAGCTTGGGCCTGAACTCCAATATCATCTTCTCTGAGGAAGAGATTCAGGAGGCTCTGGAGATCGCCAGCCGCCCCTGTCAGGGAATGCACTGCGAGGTGCATCTGCACTCACCTCTCTATGCCGAGCTGTGCGCGCACGTCTCGGGGATAGACATCTTAGGAGTCGAGTCAGCGGCTCATCCTGATTACCTGAAGCTGATCGAGAGGGAGGTCCTGGAGGATACTGGGACATATCTGAGGGCGGGAATCGCTCGCACCGATATCTTCTCTCTATCTGCCCAGCTTAATGATAGATATAAAGTAAATCTATGGGAAGATCTGCCCCGTCTGGAAAGGGAGATCACCAGCCTGGAATCGCCTCTTATCATGAAGAGCAGGTTGGATCAGGCCTATGCCCAGTTCGGCGATAGGCTAATTGCCACTGGCCCGGACTGCGGATTGGGGCCCTGGCCAAGCCAGGAGCTGGCTGGAAGCATTCTGGGCAACTGCGCTGCAGCTATTGCTTTTTTTCGCTCTGAGCATCCTTGA
- the thrC gene encoding threonine synthase: MSLIKFFSTNGHLDRVDFKGALLAGQAPDKGLYMPEMFPSLSPETIRNFPQMSYHQIAYQVIKPYLGDLVEESALEDMLKDAYSYEVPLERVYDGKYLLRLDRGPTCSFKDFAARLMGRLMQYFLKEEGRSMIILTATSGDTGSAVAHAFYGLENIKVIVLFPEREVTERQRRQMTTLGENIYPLAVTGKFDDCQALVKQAFVDPELKGLELSSANSINVGRLLPQAVYYFYAHSRVAPGGEEVVFSVPSGNFGDLMGGLIALKMGLPVKKFVAATNENDEFPRFMQTGVYEPIRPSKNCISNAMNVGHPSNLARLFSLYGGQMDETGQVARQPDLSAMREEIYAVSISDEETRQTIREAYSQYKVLLEPHGAVGWAGLVRYLDEFGDWSPAVSLETADPAKFPDEIVRLTGVNPSLPPAMASLDEKEEHYLEMDGSYASLKNYLKGFF, translated from the coding sequence ATGTCTCTAATCAAGTTCTTCAGCACCAACGGCCACCTGGATAGGGTGGACTTTAAAGGGGCTCTCCTGGCTGGCCAGGCCCCGGATAAGGGGCTCTATATGCCCGAGATGTTCCCTTCTCTCTCCCCGGAAACCATCCGGAATTTTCCTCAGATGAGCTATCATCAGATCGCATACCAGGTCATCAAGCCATATCTTGGCGACCTGGTGGAAGAATCGGCTCTAGAGGATATGCTAAAAGACGCCTACAGCTATGAGGTTCCCCTGGAGCGGGTCTATGACGGCAAGTACCTGCTGCGGCTGGATCGGGGTCCTACCTGCTCATTCAAGGACTTTGCCGCCAGGCTGATGGGCAGGCTGATGCAGTACTTCCTCAAAGAGGAGGGAAGGAGCATGATTATTTTAACTGCCACTTCTGGGGACACCGGCTCTGCGGTAGCGCATGCATTTTATGGCCTGGAGAATATCAAGGTGATAGTGCTATTCCCGGAGAGGGAGGTTACGGAAAGGCAGCGCCGGCAGATGACCACACTTGGCGAGAACATCTATCCTCTGGCCGTAACCGGCAAGTTCGATGACTGTCAGGCCCTGGTCAAGCAGGCATTTGTCGATCCGGAGCTCAAGGGACTCGAGCTCTCCTCAGCCAACTCCATAAATGTCGGCCGGCTGCTGCCCCAGGCGGTCTATTACTTCTATGCTCATTCTCGGGTTGCACCCGGAGGAGAGGAGGTGGTCTTCTCTGTTCCCAGCGGAAACTTCGGCGACCTGATGGGCGGTCTTATCGCTCTGAAGATGGGGCTTCCTGTGAAAAAGTTCGTGGCGGCCACCAATGAGAACGACGAGTTTCCTCGCTTCATGCAGACCGGCGTCTATGAGCCAATCCGGCCGAGCAAGAACTGCATCTCCAATGCCATGAACGTCGGCCATCCCAGTAACCTTGCCCGGCTCTTCTCCCTTTACGGCGGCCAGATGGATGAGACCGGACAGGTAGCCAGGCAGCCGGACCTCTCCGCCATGCGCGAGGAGATCTATGCCGTATCTATCAGCGATGAGGAGACCCGCCAGACCATCAGAGAGGCTTACTCTCAGTACAAGGTCCTCCTCGAGCCCCACGGTGCAGTTGGATGGGCGGGGCTGGTGAGGTATCTGGATGAATTCGGAGACTGGAGCCCCGCCGTCTCCCTGGAGACGGCAGATCCTGCCAAGTTCCCGGATGAGATTGTGCGCCTTACAGGGGTGAATCCCTCTCTTCCTCCAGCCATGGCCAGTCTTGATGAGAAGGAGGAGCACTACCTGGAGATGGATGGCAGCTACGCTTCACTGAAGAATTATCTGAAGGGCTTTTTCTGA
- a CDS encoding CBS domain-containing protein — protein MKILVRDVMVREVAYAEIPGNRDDVLKTLQDRKVSGLPVVKKGEVVGIITRSDLLRNREEDQTALLMTRDPVVISPDRSIVEASKLLIQHKIRRLPVVEGKELVGLVTVADIVRVAEGMNIEESIEPYLEKETVVLWSEMPLPVAGSIMEFAAVEACPVIDTDLKLVGMISDRDLIKASVIEDSVEKTDMSADGGEDAWMWDRVMRTINKYYTVSRIRLRDIPVREAMVPPKTAFKTDKVSDCAAVMRKNRIDQMPVVKTSRKLMGMLKDTDILRALVDYCERSSA, from the coding sequence TTGAAGATTCTTGTCAGAGATGTGATGGTTCGGGAGGTCGCCTATGCCGAGATCCCCGGAAACAGGGACGATGTCTTGAAGACCCTTCAGGACCGGAAGGTATCCGGCCTGCCGGTGGTGAAGAAAGGAGAGGTGGTGGGGATCATAACCCGATCCGATCTGCTCCGCAATCGGGAGGAGGACCAGACTGCTCTGCTCATGACCCGCGATCCGGTTGTGATAAGCCCGGACAGGAGCATAGTTGAGGCTTCAAAGCTTCTTATCCAGCATAAGATAAGGCGCCTTCCTGTGGTTGAGGGCAAAGAGCTGGTGGGGCTGGTCACAGTGGCGGACATCGTCCGGGTGGCAGAGGGCATGAACATAGAGGAGAGCATAGAGCCGTACCTGGAGAAGGAAACGGTTGTACTCTGGAGCGAGATGCCCCTGCCGGTAGCAGGATCGATCATGGAGTTTGCGGCTGTCGAGGCCTGTCCGGTTATAGATACCGACCTGAAGCTGGTGGGCATGATCTCTGACAGGGATCTAATCAAGGCCAGCGTCATCGAGGATTCGGTGGAGAAGACGGACATGTCCGCAGACGGTGGGGAGGATGCCTGGATGTGGGACCGGGTGATGCGAACCATCAATAAGTATTACACCGTCTCCAGGATAAGGCTGCGCGATATACCCGTACGCGAGGCAATGGTCCCGCCAAAGACGGCATTCAAGACGGACAAGGTGAGCGACTGCGCTGCTGTAATGCGCAAGAACCGGATCGATCAGATGCCGGTGGTTAAAACGAGCCGCAAGCTGATGGGAATGCTCAAGGATACCGATATCCTGAGAGCTCTGGTGGACTATTGCGAAAGATCAAGCGCTTGA
- a CDS encoding universal stress protein — translation MFEKILAATDGSEHGLRAAKVAVELGKISGGKVYAVYVADTQRTAHLPDDMLLFSIKELLLKEGKEAIKQVQELAEKNGVDFDGAVVEGNPSDEIISYAKKKGANVIIVGAVGRTGLDKFLLGSVAEKVVRNSRIPVLTVPREES, via the coding sequence ATGTTCGAGAAGATTCTAGCGGCAACCGATGGATCGGAGCACGGATTGAGAGCGGCAAAAGTAGCAGTGGAGCTGGGAAAGATCTCAGGAGGAAAGGTCTATGCCGTCTATGTGGCGGACACTCAAAGGACGGCTCATCTGCCTGATGATATGCTGCTGTTCAGCATCAAAGAGCTTCTGCTCAAAGAGGGAAAGGAAGCGATAAAGCAGGTCCAGGAGCTGGCGGAGAAGAATGGCGTCGACTTCGATGGAGCAGTTGTGGAAGGCAATCCCAGCGATGAGATCATTAGCTATGCTAAGAAAAAGGGGGCAAATGTAATCATCGTCGGCGCTGTGGGACGCACTGGGCTTGACAAATTCCTCCTGGGAAGCGTGGCTGAGAAGGTGGTACGCAACTCCAGGATTCCCGTTTTGACTGTTCCGAGGGAAGAGTCTTGA
- a CDS encoding amidohydrolase family protein, producing MSNIAKPKVAPPGAARLKQDELILQGTIIYGDDFQPIEGYISIRDGSIKEAGTGQVDADLEGIVCPRFVNSHIHLGDSAFKDPPFLPLSELVGPKGLKISLLSETPRERLIEGMRRSLAQMVDSGTYAFADFREGGEAGVRMLQEAAKDMPLLVRIFGRPAQGETETPEGCYGLGISSTRDFDPSLIQRMILEARRAGKALAIHAGESARDDIPDAFSLLPDHLVHMSRAEESDLRSAAQKGIALVICPRSNLITGSGLPNVKRMIELGITVGVGTDNVMLNSPNMFMEMHLISRALLHDDRQVFKMCTLNGAEIMGLDQKLGSIREGKEAKVMVINGSSNNLWGSTHPLRSIVRRAEPTDILAIF from the coding sequence ATGTCAAATATCGCCAAGCCCAAAGTAGCTCCGCCTGGTGCAGCCAGGCTCAAACAGGATGAGCTCATTCTGCAGGGAACCATAATCTATGGCGATGATTTCCAGCCCATTGAGGGCTACATCAGCATCCGGGACGGAAGCATAAAAGAAGCGGGCACCGGTCAAGTGGACGCCGATCTTGAGGGGATAGTCTGCCCTCGTTTTGTCAATTCTCACATTCATCTGGGCGACTCGGCATTCAAGGATCCTCCATTCCTCCCCCTCTCCGAGCTCGTCGGCCCAAAAGGCCTGAAAATAAGCCTGCTGAGTGAGACGCCGCGTGAGCGTCTCATTGAGGGCATGAGAAGAAGCCTGGCCCAGATGGTGGACTCGGGCACCTATGCCTTTGCTGACTTTCGCGAGGGAGGCGAGGCAGGAGTCAGGATGCTGCAGGAGGCGGCGAAGGATATGCCCCTCCTCGTGCGCATCTTTGGCCGGCCAGCGCAGGGAGAGACGGAGACGCCGGAAGGCTGCTATGGCCTGGGAATAAGCAGCACCAGGGATTTCGATCCCAGCCTTATCCAGAGAATGATCTTGGAGGCGCGCCGGGCGGGCAAGGCGCTGGCCATCCATGCGGGCGAGTCAGCCAGAGACGATATACCTGATGCCTTCTCACTTTTGCCCGATCATCTGGTGCATATGAGCCGAGCAGAGGAGTCTGACCTCAGATCTGCGGCCCAGAAGGGCATTGCTCTGGTGATCTGCCCCCGATCGAATCTGATCACCGGCTCAGGCCTTCCCAATGTGAAGAGGATGATTGAACTGGGGATAACTGTTGGAGTTGGAACGGATAATGTGATGCTCAACTCCCCGAATATGTTCATGGAGATGCATCTGATCAGCAGGGCTTTGCTGCATGACGATAGACAGGTATTTAAGATGTGCACTCTAAATGGCGCTGAAATAATGGGGCTTGATCAGAAGCTCGGGTCCATAAGGGAAGGAAAAGAGGCAAAGGTGATGGTCATCAACGGAAGCTCAAACAACCTTTGGGGATCGACTCATCCTCTCCGAAGCATTGTGCGGAGGGCCGAGCCAACTGATATATTAGCGATCTTCTAG